The following are encoded together in the Macadamia integrifolia cultivar HAES 741 chromosome 10, SCU_Mint_v3, whole genome shotgun sequence genome:
- the LOC122092263 gene encoding extensin-2-like, producing MDSNQVPCCTYVPRQISNDELLRLLPSSWVIAYEQQVSAAQPQVLPAPVQSTNPEYITHPGGEVEIHFPAPRPRPSPFPTSFGMIQEKIPIKSFDSKGDPIYFFQDPVTGHKYFDLYDSFALIGQKEKHLRYLEAQLHQMQQQQPRAPSFASSHRQQQPLPVTVPSFIPQDPFALYASPTPPVVSFSRTFPTEELKELQRQQCALPKRTRVARGRARSRLPPAWTSTTALMDLSDYEDEYADALPEPPPFTPYPMPVSYPAPAPPNPLATTTSTPVTTTPPKSIHTIISPSENPLSEYLTTLSISDPAPPPSFMNEGPQPAALHVSEMDDDPEIQNPDTPRNPPVPPTPFTPYQTRTPNNFSPWMIFPFPNGHLESLIFMHGLMQNYFMKELHLSLSCPNLFQDSKASLGNDI from the exons ATGGACTCTAATCAGGTCCCTTGCTGTACCTATGTCCCTAGACAAATTTCTAATGACGAACTTCTTCggctccttccctcttcttgggtcATAGCTTATGAACAACAGGTCTCCGCAGCTCAGCCACAAGTTCTTCCTGCACCAGTCCAGTCTACGAATCCTGAATATATCACTCATCCTGGTGGAGAAGTTGAAATCCATTTTCCTGCTCCAAGACCTCGTCCTTCTCCCTTTCCAACCTCTTTTGGAATGATTCAAGAAAAGATACCCattaaatcttttgattctaagGGTGATCCGATTTATTTCTTTCAAGATCCAGTTACTGGTCACAAATACTTTGACCTCTATGACT CTTTCGCCCTTATTGGCCAAAAAGAGAAGCACCTCAGGTACCTTGAAGCACAGCTTCATCAAATGCAGCAACAACAACCTCGTGCTCCCTCTTTTGCCTCTTCTCATCGGCAACAGCAACCACTTCCAGTTACAGTTCCAAGCTTCATCCCACAAGATCCTTTTGCTTTGTATGCCTCTCCGACGCCTCCTGTTGTTTCTTTTTCAAGGACTTTTCCTACTGAAGAATTGAAAGAACTTCAACGTCAACAGTGTGCTCTTCCCAAAAGAACACGAGTAGCCAGAGGACGTGCCCGCAGTAGACTACCCCCAGCATGGACATCTACTACTGCACTTATGGATCTTAGTGACTATGAAGATGAATATGCAGATGCCCTACCAGAACCTCCCCCATTTACCCCTTATCCTATGCCAGTCTCCTATCCTGCCCCTGCACCTCCTAATCCTTTGGCCACTACTACCTCTACCCCCGTAACTACTACACCACCAAAATCAATCCATACCATCATTTCCCCCTCAGAAAACCCTCTCTCTGAGTATCTTACAACCCTTTCTATCTCCGATCCAGCCCCccctccttctttcatgaatgaaggaccCCAACCTGCTGCACTTCATGTTTCagaaatggatgatgatcctGAAATACAAAATCCTGATACTCCCAGAAACCCTCCTGTCCCTCCTACACCTTTTACCCCATATCAAACCAGGACCCCAAATAATTTTTCACCCTGGATGATATTCCCGTTTCCAAATGGGCATCTCGAATCGTTGATTTTCATGCATGGATTAATGCAGAATTACTTCATGAAGGAGCTTCATCTGTCACTGTCTTGTCCAAATTTGTTTCAAGACTCCAAGGCAAGCTTAGGGAATGATATTTAG